The sequence below is a genomic window from Candidatus Bathyarchaeota archaeon.
TTTGAATCGCAACAGGGCGCCAAACTCGGCGAGTTCGAGGTCGCCTACAAATAAAACAACCTACCCGACACGTGGCAAAACGCCTACAACATACTCCGCAACAGTAACGCAACAATTAAGGACCGATATCACGGTGAAGCCTACCAGTACTCGTATTGGCTATATGCAGAGGACAAGATTTACCGCCAAAAACTTAAGCCCAAGACATAGGAGCACACTTTTACCGATGACAGAAACCCAACTCAGTTGCAGTCAATCAGACAAAGTCCAATGCCCAAACTGCGGCGCATCAGTACAACGCAACACCAATAAGTGCCCAAAATGCCAAGCAGACATACAAGAAAAAATAATTTTAATTCCCAAACCAACTATAGCCACAAGCGATTTTTTAGCTGAGGAAATCTGGAACCGCAAAGACCCACCTCAATACCTAATCTACCACTATGGCACAGGCAAAGTAGAGCAAGCCGCCCAAATAGACCTAGGCGAAGTCGACGGTAAAGGCAGAAAAATCATCTACTGCCCCGTAGACAATGATGCCCTAAGAAAAGGCCTCGTTCTGCTCCCATCAGGCGTAACCATGACCACCTTCAAACAGGTCTTCTCCGAGATAGACGAGTACGCCCAAAGAGCTTACGACTCATGCGGCAGAGACGCCATGATACGACTCCTAACCCGAATAACCGTGGGCTCATGGTTCCTCGACCGCTTCATCACCAACCCTCAATACGACGCGGCAGGCGCAGGCAAATTCGCGCCTATCATCCCCATAAGAGGACCCAGCCAGTCGGGCAAAAACCGCTTAGCCTTCCTGCTAAGAACACTCAGCTACAGACCCTACTTTGAAATGTCCACATATAGGATCCCAAGCCTCTACCGGCCACTAGACCTCTGGCAAGGCACCTTAGTCTTGGATGAGGCAGACTTTGCCAACACTAACGAGAAGAGCGAGCTTGTGCATTTTCTCAACTGCCGCGCTACAGGGACGCCGCTGAGTAGACAGAACCCTAAGAATCCGCGGATAACAGATACCTTCACCAACTTTGGCTTAACTATTTTGACGCAGCGCAAACCCTTTGACGACAACGCCACCGAAAGCCGCGCCCTGCCCTTCTACAGTGAAGCCAGCGACAAACGCTTGCCCGTCATAGAGACTGACGAAATGCTCAAAGAAGGCCTATCATTTCAAAACAAGTTGCTTTATCTGCGCATGAAGTACCATCAAGAAATAGCCATCAAAAAAGACTCCTGGATAGATGAGCTAATCGACCACCGCTTAATTGCAAGTTTGCTTCCGCTCTTGGCGCTTTCACGTTATGAACCCTCGCTGAGAGAAACCATCTCGGAGACGGCTAAGGCAGTGCAGAAGCTAAAGATTGAAGAGAAAACAAACAGCATGGACGGCTTACTGGTCAACTATTTCTGGGAAAAAATCAGCGAAGGTCTCTTTAAACACTGGCAGTCAAACACCTACTATTTCCTAGACCAAGCAGAAGTGGAAGAGCAAGGCGAGCGTGAACGGTTGGAATGCAAGCCGCTGACGACGTCGGATTTGGCTTTGCATTTTAAATGGAGCAGCCAATCAATCCGCAAAGCCATCAAAAGCCTAAACATCTCCAGCGCCGGGCTGCCTCCATTCATTAAAGACTGTGGCAAATCATATCGAGTCATCTTCTTCGAACCTGAACGATTAGAGAAGCGGCTAAAAGAGTTCATAGTAGACTATGTTCCAAGGAGCGTTTTTCAAAGTCGGAGCCTTCTGGGTGAGAGGTTGGTCACGGAGGTCACGGGAGTCACGGTT
It includes:
- a CDS encoding zinc ribbon domain-containing protein; this encodes MTETQLSCSQSDKVQCPNCGASVQRNTNKCPKCQADIQEKIILIPKPTIATSDFLAEEIWNRKDPPQYLIYHYGTGKVEQAAQIDLGEVDGKGRKIIYCPVDNDALRKGLVLLPSGVTMTTFKQVFSEIDEYAQRAYDSCGRDAMIRLLTRITVGSWFLDRFITNPQYDAAGAGKFAPIIPIRGPSQSGKNRLAFLLRTLSYRPYFEMSTYRIPSLYRPLDLWQGTLVLDEADFANTNEKSELVHFLNCRATGTPLSRQNPKNPRITDTFTNFGLTILTQRKPFDDNATESRALPFYSEASDKRLPVIETDEMLKEGLSFQNKLLYLRMKYHQEIAIKKDSWIDELIDHRLIASLLPLLALSRYEPSLRETISETAKAVQKLKIEEKTNSMDGLLVNYFWEKISEGLFKHWQSNTYYFLDQAEVEEQGERERLECKPLTTSDLALHFKWSSQSIRKAIKSLNISSAGLPPFIKDCGKSYRVIFFEPERLEKRLKEFIVDYVPRSVFQSRSLLGERLVTEVTGVTVFKCDEENSTAAASLREEEKIAFFGGRSVFSSFNSTLGQEEKEDNSGGWSLSSSSQSSNLTVQENRDLRDSRDPDAQLKPLFVYWQDTSGDCSSCTKKAEYKVVTPQGDVLSKCTPCFDALKRTFAGAEWREHHD